The Clarias gariepinus isolate MV-2021 ecotype Netherlands chromosome 28, CGAR_prim_01v2, whole genome shotgun sequence DNA window tgcagagtttgcatgtttcccctgtgcttggtgggttttcttctgACAAATTGGCACTCACAGGGGGAACGCCTGAAGAAACACGTTCTGTTCCAGGACCGTTGGTATTAGTCCCACCCCTCGCCTGGTCTCAAGTAGGTCCTCTGGAGGCGAATAAACCTGTGGTCGTTGGGCTGTCCTTTTTATACAGAGATTTAACTTTACGAGATCTTCACGATGTCAGGAAGAGGCAAAGGCGGGAAAGGACTTGGCAAGGGAGGCGCTAAGCGTCACCGTAAGGTTCTACGCGATAATATCCAGGGAATCACCAAGCCCGCTATTCGCCGCCTGGCGCGCCGTGGCGGAGTGAAACGTATTTCCGGCCTGATTTATGAGGAGACTCGCGGTGTGCTCAAGGTTTTTCTGGAGAACGTCATCCGCGACGCAGTCACCTACACCGAGCATGCTAAGAGAAAGACCGTCACCGCCATGGATGTGGTGTACGCTCTGAAACGCCAGGGACGCACTCTGTACGGCTTCGGCGGCTAAACACTCCACCGGCTAACAACGTGAACACAcaacggctcttttaagagTCACTCACATCTCCAGCAAAAGAGCTTTTACCCTTTATAGTGAGACACAATATCGGAGTTTAAATCTTAGCAAACACCACCCCCAAATACACGATTGTCATATTATGAGGGGTTTGGTGTATAGTGATAAGAACTTGATCGACCACATATACAATATACTTTTTATTAACGTCATATGCGTTTTAAAGTAAATTCGAATAATTGTTGTTAGTTGGAAGGTGTTGTTACATTGTTCAGCTAATCGAAAATAGGATATTTACTACATGCACATTAACTTTCAAGAAAATATAGTAAACATATTGTTTGAAACGCCGTCCACAAGTACACACCTGTACAAAAACTGTAACCCAATGTCACGACTCTAAAAACGGCGGGAAGATACGAAGGGAGAGGGGTTGTAGGAAAAGAGTGCGGTAATGGGGGAGGGGCATGGTATGAGGCCCTTTGGAATTTGGACCAATCAAAATCCTTTCTTGGCTTCCGCTTAATTACAATGTAGCCTGTACATAAAAGAGCTCGCGGGGCTGAGTCAGTTATATTACTTTCAGTATCGCTGCAAAGTAGGAACATCATGCCTGAGCCAGCCAAGACCGCGCCCAAGAAGGGCTCAAAGAAAGCCGTGACCAAGACAGCCGGCAAAGGAGGCAAGAAGCGCAGAAAGTCCAGGAAGGAGAGCTACGCCATCTACGTGTACAAAGTCTTGAAGCAGGTTCATCCCGACACCGGTATTTCGTCCAAGGCGATGGGAATCATGAATTCGTTCGTCAACGACATTTTCGAGCGCATTGCCGGTGAGTCCTCGCGTCTGGCTCACTACAACAAACGCTCCACCATCACTTCCAGGGAGATCCAGACCGCCGTGCGCCTGTTGCTGCCCGGTGAGTTGGCCAAGCACGCCGTGTCCGAGGGCACCAAGGCCGTGACTAAGTACACCAGCTCCAAGTAAAGCGCCTTACCGCCGCCATCAACAcaacggctcttttaagagccacccatgTTGTCCCTTAAAGAGCGACTACTGAACGTTTTTGTGTGGTAGAAAGTTATcactcattttaaaaatgtgtgtatatatgttttattataacacgGTTAAAGTGGTTTCATAGCAGCACCCAGGAAAGAAAATTGTAGTTTATTTGATTATTCAAAATGGGTTTATTCATGTAACGAATTATTCTCATAATTACATGAAAAAGGAGTAACCTAATGTCCATTTTACAATGGTGTGCACATAAAGGAGGATAATGGGCCATGTACTTTTTGGTATgtgtacttttctttttttataaacaaaaaagaaaagttatatttgttttcattttaaaatgtcacacctttttaagttttttttaattaaattagattttcttttcttgtttataCTTTGAATGAAGAAAGTTCTACAGCttggaaatgaaagaaagaaagaaaaaaaacagctgcatTTTCATTCTCTATAACCGGAAGTATCTTTTTAGTATCGTCTTCTTGGCGCTGGTACATTCACCTGGGTGACACAAAACATGGACCACTATATAGTTTTCAGGAATAATAAAAGAGTGTCATTTAGGGACGAGGACATGACGGCTGAAAAGTTAAGTCGCATATTTCaggtaaaaacttttttttttttttttaaacgtaacTAATATTTACcatgtcattttaattaatgtcaGGTTATCAGAATGTAACATGTATATTTGAGTTCTCATAAGGTGATAAATTATTTACTTTCCCAATTAATGCTACATCTGCACAATATTATGTCTTTTAGGTGAgtaaaatgattgtttttttttccacttctcAACCAGGTTTCAGCCAATACTGTTTACCTCACTGATGATTCAAATGTGTTCTCTGGTGTTTTCCATGAGGTCCATGGCGAAGACATGGATTCGACCCCAGTAGGCCCTAACACATTAGCATGGATAGCTAATGTGAATAATtagaaagaataacaaaataattgTGAAATCATGTTTTGTCTTTTAGATCAGTTTACCTTGCTGAGGTGGCTGGTGGGAGGTTGATTCCAAGTAGAATGGTGGTGGTACGCTAACTGGAGTGTGAAGCTTCCCTTCAGGGAATAATAGTAAAAGTGCAAGA harbors:
- the LOC128516149 gene encoding histone H2B-like codes for the protein MPEPAKTAPKKGSKKAVTKTAGKGGKKRRKSRKESYAIYVYKVLKQVHPDTGISSKAMGIMNSFVNDIFERIAGESSRLAHYNKRSTITSREIQTAVRLLLPGELAKHAVSEGTKAVTKYTSSK